The following proteins are encoded in a genomic region of Triticum dicoccoides isolate Atlit2015 ecotype Zavitan chromosome 1B, WEW_v2.0, whole genome shotgun sequence:
- the LOC119350306 gene encoding uncharacterized protein LOC119350306 produces MQPHKKSKRTTLFEALESRARVISKKSPERGLGLLPACTPPPCFRSKSLVFSWLNPDPGSGVPHTSRRRPDSLPSSDRWIGSTLPRIPTPFANSCSNTDALTPPPPGRHARPHAQQLPWPMMEQPRDPPCVAVLAEEARRPGSPEKTPSPPTLRYKSVSMSSRKPWPMHPAADVASLWPPPSLTALHNPLCGHLVAAAGLQFCELHLQRR; encoded by the exons ATGCAGCCCCACAAGAAAAGCAAACGGACCACCCTTTTTGAGGCTCTCGAGTCCCGAGCGAGGGTTATCTCAAAAAAAAGCCCCGAGCGAGGGTTAGGTCTCCTGCCCGCGTGCACGCCGCCGCCATGCTTTCGCTCGAAATCCCTGGTATTCTCATGGCTCAACCCCGACCCCGGCTCTGGTGTTCCTCATACCAGCCGCCGGCGACCGGACTCGCTTCCTTCCTCCGACCGGTGGATTGGCTCCACCCTCCCTAGAATCCCCACTCCCttcgccaactcctgctccaacacTGATGCGCTGACGCCGCCGCCTCCTGGTCGGCATGCACGGCCGCACGCCCAGCAGTTACCGTGGCCGATGATGGAACAGCCCCGAGATCCTCCTTGTGTTGCAGTGCTTGCAGAAGAGGCAAGGCGCCCAGGGAGTCCTGAGAAGACACCCTCGCCGCCGACCTTGAGGTACAAGTCTGTCTCCATGAGCTCGAGGAAGCCATGGCCGATGCATCCAGCTGCAGATGTCGCATCTTTGTGGCCGCCACCCTCCCTCACCGCCCTACACAACCCGCTCTGCGGTcacctcgtcgccgccgccggccttcA GTTTTGTGAACTCCATTTGCAGAG GAGATGA